One genomic region from Terriglobus aquaticus encodes:
- a CDS encoding FAD-binding and (Fe-S)-binding domain-containing protein encodes MSTTLPDLVQIAPLPPSSHAYSPDNFDQAGELEAALRQAVTGDVQFDRGTRALYATDASNYRHIPIGVVLPRTREDVIAAVAVCRSFGAPLLSRGAGTSLAGQCTNVAVILDFSRYMHHVLEVDADAGWVRVEPGIVLDALQAVVKPLGWFFAPDPATHSHCTLGGMLGNNSCGSHALFGGKTDDNTLELEVLLYDGTILTAGETNEAELARILAGRDRRAEIYQELLELRDQYGALVRERFPDIPRRVSGYNLNELLPERSFNVARALVGSEATCVVILSAKLRLKRNPSCRTLVVVGFPDIFVAADHVPAILEHQPIAVEGFDGKLVEFMRRKSMLLASIGLLPAGNGWLYVEFGADTEAESQERAAAFADSLVGGVAQALLIKPVREQRRLWEVREAALGATAFVPGQKPGWEGWEDHAVAPEKLGAYLRAFRALLDEFGYDTAFYGHFGQACVHVRIDFDLRSEAGIRHFRAFLDRAADLTVSFGGSLSGEHGDGQARGALLEKMYGSELMRAFERFKDLWDPAGKMNPGKLIRARQPHADLRYGADFAPAEPANLHFAYASDGGSFAHAAERCVGVGKCRKEVGGTMCPSYMATRDERHSTRGRAHALFEMLQGEVLGGGVGEALWDDEDVKETLELCLSCKACKSECPVNVDMATYKAEFMAHYHRMHRRPLRAYAFGFIDQWARLASWTSPEALNLLLRVPGVAFLAKALLGVAQQRAIPQFAARSYQSIRKSAGPMSAPGNRRGVRDVLLWPDTFNNYFQPQVSSAAQRVLESAGFRVHVPRGHVCCGRPLYDFGLLDQAKAYLQRTLDSIEAELDAGMPVVVLEPSCASVFRDELTEMLPGDPRAQRLRDQTYLLSEFLQKHAPDWQPPHWPVEVTVQGHCHHKALMKMSAEEEVLQRMGARATVLDSGCCGMAGPFGFEKENFDVSQALAERVLLPTVREAPMSTAVLADGFSCREAISQNASRHGVHLAELLDLASHPDRNTAAPEELARRPLLEERRRARVRLGVGAAVAAGVAVWFWRRR; translated from the coding sequence ATGAGTACCACCTTGCCGGACCTGGTGCAGATTGCGCCGCTACCTCCGTCGTCGCACGCGTATTCTCCAGACAATTTCGATCAGGCCGGGGAGCTGGAAGCAGCTCTCCGGCAGGCGGTCACGGGTGACGTTCAGTTCGATCGCGGAACGCGAGCCCTCTACGCGACCGATGCGTCGAACTACCGGCACATCCCTATCGGCGTAGTTCTGCCGCGCACGCGCGAAGACGTCATCGCGGCGGTGGCGGTGTGCCGTAGCTTCGGAGCTCCGCTGCTTTCGCGCGGCGCAGGCACGTCGCTTGCCGGCCAATGTACAAACGTGGCGGTCATTCTCGACTTTTCCCGATACATGCACCACGTGCTTGAGGTGGACGCCGATGCAGGCTGGGTTCGCGTGGAGCCCGGCATCGTGCTGGATGCGTTGCAGGCGGTCGTCAAACCGCTTGGGTGGTTCTTCGCACCGGATCCTGCAACGCATTCGCATTGCACGTTGGGCGGCATGCTGGGCAACAACTCCTGCGGCTCGCACGCCCTGTTTGGCGGCAAGACGGACGACAATACGCTTGAGCTTGAAGTGCTGCTGTACGACGGCACGATCCTTACCGCTGGTGAGACCAACGAAGCGGAGCTTGCGCGAATCCTCGCGGGGCGCGATCGCCGCGCCGAGATCTACCAGGAGTTGCTTGAGCTGCGCGACCAGTACGGCGCGCTGGTGCGTGAACGCTTTCCGGATATCCCGCGGCGAGTCAGCGGCTACAACCTGAATGAACTGCTGCCGGAGCGGAGCTTCAATGTGGCGCGGGCGCTGGTCGGTAGCGAAGCCACCTGCGTCGTGATTCTCTCGGCGAAGTTGCGCCTCAAGCGCAATCCATCGTGTCGAACGCTGGTCGTGGTCGGTTTTCCGGACATCTTCGTCGCAGCCGATCATGTCCCCGCAATCCTGGAGCACCAGCCGATCGCTGTGGAAGGTTTCGACGGCAAGCTGGTCGAATTCATGCGCCGCAAGTCGATGCTGCTGGCGAGCATCGGTCTGCTGCCTGCGGGTAACGGCTGGCTGTACGTAGAGTTCGGCGCCGACACTGAAGCTGAGAGCCAGGAGCGGGCTGCGGCTTTTGCAGACTCGCTGGTGGGCGGAGTAGCGCAGGCGCTGCTGATCAAGCCTGTGAGGGAGCAGCGCCGGTTGTGGGAGGTTCGCGAGGCAGCGTTGGGTGCGACCGCCTTTGTGCCGGGGCAGAAGCCTGGATGGGAAGGTTGGGAGGATCACGCGGTTGCGCCGGAAAAGCTGGGCGCGTACCTGCGCGCCTTCCGCGCCCTGCTGGACGAGTTCGGGTACGACACCGCGTTCTATGGTCACTTCGGGCAGGCGTGCGTGCATGTGCGCATCGACTTTGATCTGCGCAGCGAAGCGGGCATCCGGCACTTTCGCGCGTTTCTGGACCGGGCCGCCGATCTGACGGTCAGCTTCGGCGGGTCGCTGAGCGGAGAGCACGGCGACGGACAGGCACGGGGCGCGCTGCTGGAAAAGATGTACGGCTCGGAACTGATGCGCGCGTTTGAGCGCTTCAAGGACCTCTGGGATCCAGCCGGCAAGATGAATCCCGGCAAGCTCATCCGCGCCCGCCAGCCGCACGCCGATCTTCGCTACGGCGCGGACTTTGCGCCAGCGGAGCCCGCCAATCTGCACTTTGCGTATGCAAGCGATGGAGGCAGCTTTGCGCATGCGGCAGAGCGCTGCGTTGGTGTCGGCAAGTGTCGCAAAGAGGTCGGCGGCACCATGTGCCCCAGCTACATGGCCACGCGGGACGAACGGCACTCGACGCGTGGCCGGGCGCACGCGCTGTTTGAAATGCTGCAGGGTGAAGTGCTGGGCGGCGGTGTGGGCGAGGCGCTGTGGGACGACGAAGACGTGAAGGAGACGCTGGAGCTGTGCCTGAGCTGCAAGGCCTGCAAGAGTGAGTGCCCCGTGAACGTGGACATGGCCACGTACAAGGCCGAGTTCATGGCCCACTATCATCGAATGCATCGGCGACCGTTGCGGGCCTATGCGTTCGGGTTTATCGACCAGTGGGCGCGGCTTGCTTCGTGGACCTCGCCCGAGGCACTCAATTTGCTGCTGCGTGTGCCGGGCGTGGCGTTCCTGGCGAAGGCGCTGCTTGGAGTGGCACAGCAGCGCGCTATTCCGCAGTTCGCGGCTCGCAGCTATCAATCTATTCGTAAGTCGGCTGGACCGATGAGCGCGCCCGGCAACAGACGCGGTGTGCGCGATGTCCTGCTCTGGCCGGACACGTTCAACAACTACTTTCAGCCGCAGGTTTCGTCCGCTGCGCAGCGGGTGTTGGAATCAGCAGGCTTCCGGGTGCATGTGCCCCGCGGGCACGTTTGCTGCGGACGACCGCTGTATGACTTCGGCTTGCTGGACCAGGCAAAAGCTTATTTGCAGCGAACCCTGGACAGCATCGAAGCGGAGTTGGACGCGGGCATGCCGGTCGTCGTGTTGGAGCCGAGCTGTGCGTCGGTCTTCCGCGACGAGTTGACCGAGATGTTGCCCGGGGATCCGCGGGCGCAGCGGCTCCGCGATCAGACGTATCTCTTGTCGGAGTTCCTTCAGAAGCACGCTCCGGATTGGCAGCCGCCCCACTGGCCCGTGGAGGTGACTGTCCAGGGCCATTGCCACCACAAGGCGTTGATGAAGATGAGCGCCGAAGAAGAGGTGCTGCAGCGCATGGGCGCTCGCGCCACGGTGCTGGATTCGGGTTGCTGCGGTATGGCGGGTCCGTTCGGCTTCGAGAAAGAAAACTTCGACGTGTCGCAGGCGCTCGCAGAGCGCGTCCTCCTGCCCACAGTTCGGGAAGCCCCGATGTCCACGGCGGTGCTGGCCGACGGTTTCTCATGCCGGGAGGCCATTTCGCAAAACGCCTCCCGCCATGGCGTGCACCTCGCGGAGTTGCTGGACCTGGCGAGCCATCCTGACAGGAACACAGCTGCACCGGAAGAACTTGCTCGCCGGCCTCTGTTGGAGGAGCGTCGGCGCGCGCGAGTGCGTTTGGGCGTGGGTGCGGCGGTAGCTGCAGGCGTCGCGGTGTGGTTCTGGCGACGACGCTAA